From a single Alkaliphilus flagellatus genomic region:
- the buk gene encoding butyrate kinase gives MSHKILAINPGSTSTKIALYSGESMVFTKTIDHSPEELNKFNNIADQFDYRKDIILEVLKKGGCELTELSAVVRRGGILPPVESGAYRINKDMVDRLKNNPVVEHASNLGALIANAIAEALEIPGFIYDSVSVDQLEPVARVSGMAGIERSSTFHALNSRAMAIKVAEKLGKKYEDLNFIVAHLGGGISLSAHRKGKAVDIIADDEGPFSPERAGRVPCKKLIDVCYSGDYDKRNMHRKLRGNGGVNSYFGTNDMRVLERMVKDGNQEAVLIYEAMAYQIAKGIGELSAVLCGAVDAIITGGIAHSNDFVSLIEKRISFIAPVEVMPGENEMDGLALGALRVLENKEIAKEYIDR, from the coding sequence ATGTCACATAAAATACTTGCAATCAATCCTGGTTCTACATCAACTAAAATCGCTTTATATTCTGGAGAATCGATGGTTTTTACAAAAACCATCGATCACTCACCAGAGGAATTAAATAAGTTTAATAATATAGCTGATCAGTTTGATTATAGAAAAGATATAATTCTTGAAGTTCTCAAAAAAGGAGGTTGTGAATTAACAGAATTATCTGCCGTAGTTAGAAGGGGAGGTATTCTTCCTCCAGTTGAATCGGGAGCCTATAGAATTAATAAAGATATGGTAGACAGACTTAAAAACAATCCAGTTGTTGAACATGCCTCAAACTTAGGTGCATTAATAGCCAATGCTATTGCAGAGGCCCTTGAAATCCCTGGGTTTATCTATGATTCTGTTTCAGTGGATCAACTAGAACCTGTAGCCCGTGTATCTGGTATGGCTGGAATAGAAAGAAGTAGTACCTTCCACGCCCTTAATTCTAGAGCAATGGCAATTAAAGTAGCTGAAAAATTAGGTAAAAAGTATGAGGATTTAAATTTTATTGTTGCTCATCTTGGAGGAGGTATTTCTCTAAGCGCTCATAGAAAAGGTAAAGCTGTAGATATTATAGCCGATGATGAAGGACCATTCTCCCCTGAAAGAGCTGGAAGAGTACCTTGTAAAAAATTGATAGATGTATGTTATTCTGGGGATTATGATAAAAGAAATATGCATAGAAAGCTTAGAGGTAATGGTGGTGTAAACTCTTACTTTGGTACTAATGATATGAGGGTTCTTGAAAGAATGGTTAAGGATGGAAACCAAGAAGCTGTATTAATATATGAAGCTATGGCATATCAGATTGCAAAGGGAATTGGTGAATTATCTGCTGTACTTTGTGGAGCTGTGGATGCTATTATTACTGGTGGGATTGCTCATTCAAACGATTTTGTATCCCTTATAGAAAAAAGAATTTCATTTATTGCTCCTGTGGAAGTTATGCCAGGGGAAAACGAAATGGACGGATTAGCATTAGGTGCCCTAAGGGTTCTTGAAAATAAGGAGATAGCTAAAGAATATATCGACAGATAA
- a CDS encoding indolepyruvate oxidoreductase subunit beta gives MVKSILLVGVGGQGTILASKLLTTGLMEAGYDVKMSEIHGMSQRGGSVSSQVRYGEKVESPVIELGGADILVSFEKMEALRWLEYLKTDGKVILNNYEIGSISILSGKVDYPEGIVEEISSKVDTIVVDAAKHAKDMGNSKVMNIILLGATVKSMKLEGIDWEKIIRENVKKQFIDINIEAFKHGMSLVG, from the coding sequence ATGGTAAAAAGCATTCTATTAGTAGGGGTAGGGGGACAAGGAACAATTCTTGCAAGTAAGTTATTAACAACTGGTCTTATGGAGGCTGGATATGATGTGAAAATGAGCGAGATCCATGGAATGTCCCAACGTGGAGGCTCTGTATCTTCCCAAGTTAGATATGGGGAAAAAGTAGAATCTCCTGTAATTGAGTTAGGTGGAGCTGATATATTGGTATCCTTTGAAAAAATGGAAGCATTGAGATGGCTTGAATATTTAAAAACCGATGGAAAAGTTATCCTTAATAATTATGAGATTGGTTCAATATCTATTCTTTCTGGAAAAGTTGATTATCCAGAAGGTATAGTTGAAGAAATTTCAAGTAAAGTAGATACTATAGTTGTAGATGCAGCTAAACATGCTAAAGATATGGGAAATTCTAAGGTTATGAATATTATTTTATTAGGCGCTACTGTAAAGTCAATGAAGCTAGAGGGTATAGATTGGGAAAAAATAATAAGAGAAAATGTAAAGAAACAATTTATTGATATTAATATAGAAGCCTTTAAGCATGGTATGAGCTTAGTAGGATAA
- a CDS encoding SLC13 family permease — protein sequence MPFFALTGVMSLNDAIIGSLGSWVTMFVIASFILTYALNSTGFTARLTAWFMSRKFVNRSPWTFTISLISLGLIVGLFLDPVPVTAFFMDFSNKIFKELGYKKTDRYPHMVTMALAFSINIAGGMTPISHPLAILGMGIYENAVGQSISLLTYMMYGVPTGLLIFAGLLLVLRIFFKPDMSKFENFDVKNVLDEIKPMDIKEKITVGAFFTVVLLWVLPGILTIVAPGTALGAFLTKMGATFPAIIAVVLLAILEVDNEPVLNLKKAFTEGMSWGVIFLVGAAVLLGGVVTKETVGLTDFIVQNIVPVTESLPRILIVVLIVGLTSIMTNFSSNVTTVVLMTGVGVSIALGTNNLSVFAIALSTTLTGALAYMVPASFASIAVLYGEEYSDGNTIFKYGAITVVITTLIVSFIGYPLALLLQ from the coding sequence ATTCCATTTTTTGCTTTAACAGGAGTTATGAGTTTAAATGATGCAATTATAGGTTCTTTAGGTTCATGGGTTACTATGTTCGTAATTGCTAGTTTTATTCTTACCTATGCCCTTAACTCAACAGGATTTACAGCAAGACTTACTGCCTGGTTTATGAGCAGAAAGTTTGTTAATAGGAGCCCATGGACTTTTACTATATCATTAATATCCCTTGGTTTAATTGTTGGGCTATTCCTAGACCCTGTGCCTGTTACAGCCTTTTTTATGGATTTTTCAAATAAAATATTTAAAGAACTTGGATATAAGAAAACCGATAGGTATCCCCATATGGTTACTATGGCATTGGCATTTTCAATAAACATTGCTGGCGGTATGACACCTATATCCCATCCACTTGCAATATTAGGTATGGGAATATATGAAAATGCTGTAGGTCAATCTATTAGCTTACTTACCTATATGATGTACGGTGTACCAACAGGATTACTCATTTTTGCAGGATTACTTCTTGTACTTAGAATATTTTTCAAACCAGATATGAGCAAGTTTGAAAATTTTGATGTTAAAAATGTACTTGACGAAATAAAACCAATGGATATTAAAGAAAAAATAACTGTAGGAGCCTTTTTCACAGTAGTTTTATTATGGGTATTACCAGGAATTCTTACAATAGTTGCTCCAGGAACAGCATTGGGAGCATTTTTAACTAAGATGGGAGCAACTTTCCCTGCAATTATTGCAGTAGTGTTGCTAGCCATTCTTGAAGTTGATAATGAGCCTGTTCTTAATCTTAAGAAAGCATTTACAGAAGGGATGTCTTGGGGAGTAATATTTCTAGTAGGAGCTGCGGTTCTTCTTGGTGGAGTAGTTACAAAAGAAACAGTTGGATTGACTGATTTTATTGTGCAAAATATAGTACCTGTTACAGAAAGTTTACCACGTATTTTAATAGTGGTCTTGATAGTTGGTCTCACAAGTATTATGACTAATTTCTCATCAAATGTTACAACTGTAGTTCTTATGACAGGGGTTGGAGTATCTATTGCCCTTGGTACAAATAATCTTAGTGTTTTTGCTATAGCTCTTTCAACAACATTAACAGGAGCACTTGCTTATATGGTTCCAGCTTCTTTTGCTTCAATTGCCGTATTGTATGGAGAAGAATACAGTGATGGTAATACAATATTTAAGTATGGCGCAATTACTGTTGTAATTACTACGTTGATTGTATCATTTATAGGTTATCCATTAGCACTGTTGTTACAATAA